In one Halomarina ordinaria genomic region, the following are encoded:
- a CDS encoding MFS transporter: protein MSPQYRHTVLTLCTLAFFATMVARLTISPVLPDITGWYGVSDSAAGLALTGMWASYALTQFPSGLLGDRFGERRVILLALGLTATAAVLLAFAGSFALFVLFAVALGAGAGLHYSVATTLLSKQFDQLGRAIGVHIAGGPLAGLVTPVVAVALATRFGWRVAVLSGALVALSLFALFAHYVRPTAPTHPGRPVRAGLDLDAIGPVLSRPEIRYSAFLAACGAFSWQATASFLPTFLIEYRGLTQASAGVLFSLYFVVHGATQPVMGWLSDRLTRDAAAALTMGLGVVGFGWLVAGSSLLAAVGAVLCLGPAMSWGAPVQSRVMDNLTLAERGSGFGLVRTMYMSVGALGSVAVGVVADTGGWALAFVGLAFLLLVALASLGANRLFALGY from the coding sequence ATGTCCCCGCAGTACCGTCACACCGTTCTCACCCTCTGTACCCTCGCGTTCTTCGCCACGATGGTCGCCCGCCTCACCATCAGCCCCGTCCTGCCGGACATCACCGGCTGGTACGGCGTCTCCGACAGCGCCGCCGGCCTCGCGCTCACCGGCATGTGGGCGTCGTACGCCCTCACGCAGTTCCCGAGCGGCCTGCTCGGCGACCGCTTCGGCGAGCGACGCGTCATCCTGCTCGCGCTGGGGCTGACGGCGACCGCCGCGGTCCTGCTCGCGTTCGCGGGGTCGTTCGCCCTGTTCGTCCTCTTCGCCGTCGCGCTGGGCGCGGGCGCGGGGCTCCACTACAGCGTCGCCACCACCCTGCTGTCGAAGCAGTTCGACCAGCTGGGCCGGGCCATCGGCGTCCACATCGCGGGCGGGCCGCTCGCCGGGCTGGTGACGCCGGTCGTGGCCGTCGCGCTCGCCACGCGCTTCGGCTGGCGGGTGGCCGTCCTCTCGGGGGCGCTCGTCGCGCTCTCCCTGTTCGCCCTGTTCGCCCACTACGTCCGCCCGACGGCCCCGACGCACCCCGGGCGCCCCGTGCGGGCGGGACTCGACCTCGACGCGATCGGTCCCGTCCTCTCGCGCCCGGAGATACGCTACTCGGCGTTCCTCGCGGCCTGCGGCGCGTTCTCCTGGCAGGCGACCGCCTCCTTCCTCCCGACGTTCCTCATCGAGTATCGGGGGCTCACGCAGGCGTCCGCGGGCGTGCTCTTCTCGCTCTACTTCGTCGTCCACGGGGCGACCCAGCCGGTGATGGGGTGGCTCTCCGACCGCCTCACGCGCGACGCGGCCGCCGCCCTCACCATGGGCCTCGGCGTGGTGGGGTTCGGCTGGCTGGTCGCCGGGTCGTCCCTCCTCGCGGCCGTCGGCGCCGTCCTCTGTCTCGGCCCGGCGATGAGCTGGGGCGCGCCCGTCCAGTCGCGCGTCATGGACAACCTCACGCTCGCCGAGCGCGGCAGCGGGTTCGGCCTCGTCCGGACGATGTACATGAGCGTCGGCGCGCTCGGGAGCGTCGCGGTCGGGGTCGTCGCCGACACCGGCGGGTGGGCGCTCGCGTTCGTCGGCCTCGCGTTCCTCCTGCTCGTCGCGCTCGCGAGCCTCGGGGCGAACCGCCTGTTCGCGCTCGGTTACTGA
- a CDS encoding zinc-dependent alcohol dehydrogenase family protein gives MRAAVLKEYGEPLVVEEVPSPDPAPHGAVVEVEACGVCRSDWHAWMGHGEWADDAVERGQILGHEPVGRVVECGDRVERVRVGDRVALPFNLGDGTCSYCLNGRGNVCPNGLGLGFHPDAPGAFAEEVHLPWADYNAMALPEDVSPNAMAALGCRFMTAYHALAHRASPTPGDWVAVHGCGGVGLSAVDVASALGLRVVAVDVREAALERARDLGARATVNAREEGVPERISALTDGGAHVSLDALGRAETCRNSVACLRPTGEHVQVGLTTDEERGEVSLPTDRMAMAELSFHGSRGMPPTRYDELLGLLAAGDVDPGSLVSREVSLEEVPARLAAMTDYATEGVEVVTEF, from the coding sequence ATGCGCGCAGCAGTCCTGAAGGAGTACGGCGAACCGCTCGTCGTCGAGGAGGTCCCGTCGCCCGACCCCGCCCCCCACGGCGCCGTCGTCGAGGTGGAAGCCTGCGGCGTCTGTCGCTCGGACTGGCACGCCTGGATGGGCCACGGCGAGTGGGCCGACGACGCCGTCGAGCGTGGGCAGATACTCGGCCACGAACCGGTCGGCCGGGTGGTCGAGTGCGGCGACCGCGTCGAGCGCGTGCGCGTCGGCGACCGCGTCGCGCTCCCGTTCAACCTCGGCGACGGCACCTGCTCGTACTGCCTGAACGGCCGCGGCAACGTCTGTCCGAACGGGCTGGGACTGGGCTTCCACCCCGACGCCCCCGGCGCGTTCGCGGAGGAGGTCCACCTCCCGTGGGCCGATTACAACGCGATGGCGCTCCCCGAGGACGTCTCCCCGAACGCGATGGCCGCGCTCGGCTGTCGGTTCATGACCGCCTACCACGCGCTCGCCCACCGCGCGAGTCCGACCCCCGGCGACTGGGTGGCCGTCCACGGCTGCGGCGGCGTCGGCCTCTCCGCCGTCGACGTGGCGAGCGCCCTCGGCCTCCGCGTCGTCGCCGTCGACGTCCGCGAGGCGGCGCTGGAGCGCGCCCGCGACCTCGGCGCGCGCGCGACGGTGAACGCCCGCGAGGAGGGCGTGCCAGAGCGTATCAGCGCGCTGACCGACGGCGGCGCGCACGTCTCGCTCGACGCGCTCGGTCGGGCGGAGACGTGCCGGAACTCGGTGGCCTGCCTGCGACCGACGGGCGAACACGTCCAGGTGGGGCTGACGACCGACGAGGAGCGCGGGGAGGTGTCGCTGCCGACCGACCGGATGGCGATGGCGGAGCTCTCCTTTCACGGCTCGCGGGGGATGCCGCCCACGAGGTACGACGAACTGCTCGGCCTGCTCGCGGCGGGCGACGTCGACCCCGGGAGCCTGGTGAGCCGGGAGGTGTCGCTCGAGGAGGTGCCGGCGCGCCTCGCGGCGATGACCGACTACGCCACCGAGGGCGTCGAGGTCGTCACCGAGTTCTGA